The Comamonas piscis region CCAGCATATATGCGCCATGCCAAAAACGACCTTGGTACAGGTGCCCGTACCAGCGCTCGGCGTATTTCTAGACTGTGCAACACCAGCGAGATGGGCGAGGCCAGCCAAGGCCGTAAGAGGCTCTGAGAATTAGCCTACACAGTGCGTGCATGCAAAAGCCCCATGCAAACATGCCAGTAGCGGTGCCGGATACCGCCGCTGGTCGGCTTTCCTGTTGGCGACCCGGTTTTGGTGGCATTGGCGCTATGGTGTCGCGCAATGCAATCGAATGAGGAGTGAGAGATGAATGGCGCACACAGTCTGGTCAAGACTTTGCTGGCGGCAGGTGTGGATACCTGCTTTGCGAACCCTGGCACCAGCGAGATGCACTTTGTAGCAGCTTTGGACCAGATCCCCGGCATGCACTGCGTGCTGGGCCTGCAAGAGAACGTCGTGACCGGCATGGCCGATGGTTATTACCGCATCGCGCGCAAGCCGGCCTGCACCTTGCTGCATTGCGGCCCGGGCCTGGCTAACGGCCTGGCCAATTTGCACAATGCCCGGCGCGCGCGCAGCGGCATCGTCAATATCGTGGGCGACCAGGCCACCTACCACCGGCCCTACGATGCACCGCTGACGGCAGACACCGATGGGCTGGCGCGCACCGTATCCGGCTGGGTGCACACCAGCACACAGAGCGCGGAGCTGGGCCAGGATGCCGCGATGGCCGTGCGCGCGGCATCAACCTTTCCCGGGCAGGTTGCCAGCCTGATCTTGCCGGCCAATGTGTCCTGGGACGAGGGCGGTGTGGTGGCGCAAGCGCTGCCGGTGCCCGCGCCGCCTGCGGTGGATGGCCATGCGATTGACGAAGTGGCAAAGGTGCTGCGCCAAGCGGGTGGCAAGGCGCTGATCCTGCTGTCCGGCGCGGCAGTCTTTGCCCCGGCACAGGCGCTGGTGTGGCGGCTGGCGCAGGCCAGCGGCGCTGCCGTGTTGGCCGAGTATGGCGCATCGCACCTGCAGCGCGGCCAGGGCCGCATGGCGCTGGAGCGTGTGCCCTATGGCATGGAGGCCGCCATCAAAACCCTGGCCAAGTTTGAGCACATCATCCTGGTGGGCGCCAAGCCGCCAGTGGGCTTTTTTGCCTACCCCGGCCTGCCATCCACCCAGTACCCGGACAGCGCCCAGCTGCATGTGTTGACGCGCCCCGAGCAGGAGCCGCTGACCGCATTGCAGGCCCTGGTCGATGCCCTGCAGGCACCGCAGGCCGCCATCCCCGATGCGGGCCCCCGGCCCGAAGGGGCCACCGGCGCGCCCACGCCTGAGGGCCTGGCCCGCACCGTGGCGGCGCTGATGCCCGAGGGCGCCATCGTCTCAGACGAAAGCATCTCTTATGGCCGGGGTTTTTACCCGCACACCCATGCTGCACCAGCGCATGACTGGCTGCACCTGGCGGGCGGCGCGATTGGCGATGGCATGCCGGTAGCAACGGGCGCGGCCATTGGCGCGGGCAAGCAGCGCCGCGTGATCAACCTGCAGGCCGATGGCTCTGCGATGTACTCGCTGCAATCGCTGTGGACGCAGGCGCGCGAGCAGCTGCCTGTCACCACCATCGTGCTGAACAACAGCCGCTACAACATCCTCATTGGCGAGTACAAGGGCGTGGGCGCCACGCCGGGTGCCACTGCCATGCAGATGCTGGACCTGGGCAACCCCTCCATCGACTGGGTAAAGCTGGCGGGCGGCATGGGCGTGGAGGCTGAACGCGCCACCAGCATGGAGGAATGCGCCAGGCTGATGCAGGCCAGCTTTGCACAACCCGGGCCATTTTTGATTGAACTGATAATTTAATAAATTCTGAAAGTTCAGGTTTGGAAGTCACCTACACTGCTGCCTGACCATGCTCCAACGCCTGCGCAGCCGCCCCCGCTTTTCCGCCGTTATCACGGCGGTTTTTGCGTTGCTGTTGCTGGTGGCATCGTTGGCGGGTGTGCAGGTGCGTGTGCTGGCGCAGCCCATGGCCGCCGTGCTGGCGGCCGATATCTGCAGCGTCAATGCACCGGTGCAGGATGTGGCACGGGTCCATGCCGATCATTCGATTGCCGATGATCTTTTGCCTGAGGGCCGTGATAGCCATTCCGACCACGCGGCTCACGGAGCGGACTGCGTGCTGTGTATCGCGATGGCGCTGCCGCTGGCATTTGCTGCCGATGTGCACAGGCCGGCTGCCCCTGCTTTCCACCAGCAGTGGCAGGCCCAGGCAGCGCATAGCCCGCTAGCGCCGGGCGCACCCTTGCCCGCGCGCGGGCCACCTCTCATCTTTGTCTAAATGTTGATGCCGCAGTGATGCTGCAGCTGCTCCCTGTGCCATTGCGCACAGGGCAGCGCTGCATCGCCTGTGGCCCCATCGGCCTCGTCGTTATGCGTTTCGTGCCTGCTTTGGCCGCTTGAGTTGCGGACCAAGTGGGC contains the following coding sequences:
- a CDS encoding acetolactate synthase large subunit; the protein is MNGAHSLVKTLLAAGVDTCFANPGTSEMHFVAALDQIPGMHCVLGLQENVVTGMADGYYRIARKPACTLLHCGPGLANGLANLHNARRARSGIVNIVGDQATYHRPYDAPLTADTDGLARTVSGWVHTSTQSAELGQDAAMAVRAASTFPGQVASLILPANVSWDEGGVVAQALPVPAPPAVDGHAIDEVAKVLRQAGGKALILLSGAAVFAPAQALVWRLAQASGAAVLAEYGASHLQRGQGRMALERVPYGMEAAIKTLAKFEHIILVGAKPPVGFFAYPGLPSTQYPDSAQLHVLTRPEQEPLTALQALVDALQAPQAAIPDAGPRPEGATGAPTPEGLARTVAALMPEGAIVSDESISYGRGFYPHTHAAPAHDWLHLAGGAIGDGMPVATGAAIGAGKQRRVINLQADGSAMYSLQSLWTQAREQLPVTTIVLNNSRYNILIGEYKGVGATPGATAMQMLDLGNPSIDWVKLAGGMGVEAERATSMEECARLMQASFAQPGPFLIELII
- a CDS encoding DUF2946 family protein, with the protein product MLQRLRSRPRFSAVITAVFALLLLVASLAGVQVRVLAQPMAAVLAADICSVNAPVQDVARVHADHSIADDLLPEGRDSHSDHAAHGADCVLCIAMALPLAFAADVHRPAAPAFHQQWQAQAAHSPLAPGAPLPARGPPLIFV